Proteins co-encoded in one Lucilia cuprina isolate Lc7/37 chromosome X, ASM2204524v1, whole genome shotgun sequence genomic window:
- the LOC124421299 gene encoding uncharacterized protein LOC124421299: MHSETQQTHILERFSSYSKALRIMCYVFRFINKCKKVNSTTQLSLTQDEMKFSKNKLIILAQKTFYFEEYECCLKSQALPNKSSLKSLNPFIDSNSILRVNGRLSQSSLPYREGYPIILPGNSHFCKLYLKYLHEFLSHAECGQMCRMVQTEFLCIQTQASCKKIIRYYKTCIIYKQQPCSQIMAPLPPTRCNLSLPFQITGIDFAGPFKLKASALRKSTFVKGYVSVFVCFSTKTVHLEVCSDRSSAAFQAAFSRFVGRRGLPQRVVSDNGRNFLGASRELLREFSSFIKNVSQDIAQKYLTHGFEWKFIPPHAPHMGGLWEAAVKSFKFHLKRITGAQKFTFEEFSTIITRIEGVLNSRPISALSEDPSDLTPLTPGHFLRGAPIMALPEQDYQNITFINRWEKLKAMHHQFSIRWKNAEVRISIAEVRISSGIITRPIVKLCYLPFLSENHD, from the coding sequence ATGCATTCAGAAACTCAACAAACACATATTCTTGAAAGATTTTCGTCGTATAGCAAAGCCTTACGTATTATGTGCTATGTTTTTCGATTTattaacaaatgtaaaaaagtcAATTCCACTACTCAATTATCTTTAACTCaagatgaaatgaaattttcaaaaaataaactaattatacTCGCTCAAAAAACATTCTATTTCGAAGAATACGAATGTTGCTTAAAATCTCAAGCATTACCCAATAAAAGTTCGCTAAAATCCCTTAATCCATTTATAGACTCGAACTCAATTTTACGAGTAAATGGAAGATTATCGCAATCATCACTTCCCTATAGAGAAGGCTATCCTATAATTTTACCCGGCAATTCAcatttttgtaaactttatcTCAAATATTTACACGAATTCTTATCCCATGCCGAATGTGGTCAAATGTGCCGAATGGTACAAACTGAATTTTTATGTATTCAGACTCAAGCCtcgtgtaaaaaaataatacgatACTATAAAACTTGTATAATTTACAAACAGCAACCCTGTTCTCAAATAATGGCTCCTCTACCCCCTACCAGATGTAATTTGTCGCTACCTTTTCAAATAACTGGCATTGACTTTGCTGGGCCTTTTAAGCTCAAAGCGTCAGCTTTACGAAAATCTACTTTTGTCAAAGGGTACGTAAGCGTATTCGTTTGCTTTAGTACGAAAACTGTTCACTTAGAAGTATGCTCTGATCGGTCTTCAGCGGCATTTCAAGCTGCATTTTCTCGTTTCGTTGGGAGGCGAGGACTACCCCAAAGGGTAGTATCTGATAACGGTAGAAACTTTCTAGGGGCTAGTAGAGAACTTTTACGAGAATTTTcctcttttataaaaaacgtaTCTCAAGATATAGCTCAAAAGTACTTGACACACGGCTTTGAGTGGAAATTTATTCCCCCACACGCTCCTCATATGGGCGGCTTATGGGAAGCCGCCgtaaaaagtttcaaatttcatttaaaacgaATTACTGGTGCTCAAAAATTCACATTTGAAGAATTCTCAACAATTATAACTCGAATTGAAGGCGTACTAAACTCTCGCCCAATCTCAGCTTTATCTGAAGACCCTTCAGATCTAACTCCTCTAACCCCAGGACATTTCCTAAGAGGAGCCCCGATAATGGCTCTCCCAGAACAAGATTAtcaaaatataacttttattaataggtgggaaaaattaaaagctATGCATCATCAATTCTCAATACGCTGGAAAAATGCCGAAGTAAGAATAAGCATTGCCGAAGTAAGAATAAGCTCAGGAATCATTACTCGGCCCATTGTCAAATTATGTTACCTGCCCTTTTTAAGCGAAAATCATGATTGA